From a single Hypomesus transpacificus isolate Combined female chromosome 14, fHypTra1, whole genome shotgun sequence genomic region:
- the st3gal2 gene encoding LOW QUALITY PROTEIN: CMP-N-acetylneuraminate-beta-galactosamide-alpha-2,3-sialyltransferase 2 (The sequence of the model RefSeq protein was modified relative to this genomic sequence to represent the inferred CDS: deleted 1 base in 1 codon) has protein sequence WSWRGTQGLNRAAQLRPWLTGGPGQGLGVERGARIGTSGPSPPPSSGGGVRCSLRVWVLLGSLALVFLTSLFFSVSLRGGGSLPYLDPSGWEESRRVKLVPSYAGVQHHPGPVEGAPQKTCACDHCVGDPGVSDWFDENYDPDISPVWTRDNIQLPSDVYYWWVMLQPQFKPHSIQQVLQRLFQVIPGHSPYSSWDPARCLRCAVVGNSGNLRGAGYGPAIDKHDHVMRINLAPTVGYEEDAGSHTTHHFMYPESAKNLAANVSFVLVPFKTLDLLWITSALSTGQIRFTYAPVKQFLRVDKDKVQIFNPAFFKYIHDHWTRHHGRYPSTGMLVLFFALHVCDEVNVFGFGADSRGNWHHYWEQNRYSGEFRKTGVHDADYEAQIIQNLVKAGKITVFPGK, from the exons tggagctggagagggacgCAGGGTTTAAACAGGGCCGCACAGCTGCGACCCTGGCTGACTGGCGGACCCGGGCAAGGATTGGGTGTGGAGCGGGGGGCTCGTATTGGCACCAGTGGACCTAGCCCCCCCCCGAGTAGTGGTGGCGGGGTGAGGTGCTCCCTGAGGGTGTGGGTCCTGCTGGGCTCGCTGGCCCTCGTCTTCCTCACCTCGCTCTTCTTCTCCGTCTCGCTGCGCGGGGGCGGCAGCCTGCCGTACCTCGACCCCTCCGGCTGGGAGGAGTCTCGGAGGGTGAAGCTGGTTCCCAGCTATGCAGGGGTGCAGCACCACCCCGGGCCTGTGGAGGGCGCTCCACAGAAGACTTGCGCCTGCGACCACTGTGTAGGAGACCCTGGAGTCTCGGATTGGTTCGATGAGAACTATGACCCGGACATCTCGCCAGTCTGGACGCGAGACAACATCCAGCTCCCCTCAGATGTATACTACTGGTGGGTG ATGCTTCAGCCCCAGTTCAAGCCCCACAGTATCCAGCAGGTGCTGCAGCGCCTCTTCCAGGTGATCCCTGGCCACTCCCCCTACAGCTCCTGGGACCCCGCCCGGTGCCTCCGCTGTGCAGTGGTGGGTAACTCTGGCAACCTGCGGGGGGCGGGATACGGCCCCGCCATCGACAAACACGACCACGTCATGAG GATCAACCTGGCCCCCACAGTGGGCTATGAGGAGGACGCGGGTAGCCACACCACCCACCACTTCATGTACCCAGAGAGTGCCAAGAACCTGGCTGCCAACGTGAGCTTTGTCCTGGTGCCCTTCAAGACCCTGGATCTGCTCTGGATCACCAGCGCACTTTCCACCGGACAGATACGCTT CACCTACGCTCCAGTGAAGCAGTTCCTGCGGGTGGACAAGGACAAG GTCCAGATCTTCAACCCCGCCTTCTTCAAGTACATCCATGACCACTGGACGAGGCATCACGGACGCTAC CCCTCCACTGGCATGCTGGTCCTGTTCTTTGCTTTGCACGTCTGTGACGAG GTGAATGTGTTTGGGTTTGGCGCTGACAGCCGGGGAAACTGGCACCACTATTGGGAGCAAAACCGCTACTCGGGAGAGTTCCGGAAGACGGGGGTCCATGACGCCGACTATGAGGCCCAGATCATCCAGAACCTGGTTAAGGCCGGCAAGATCACCGTGTTCCCTGGGAAGTGA
- the LOC124476386 gene encoding tripartite motif-containing protein 16-like, whose amino-acid sequence MADDQEHFSCPMCLELLKDPVTTACGHTYCMNCINTFWDQDNAINAKYCCPLCRQTFTLRPVLKKNTLLADMVERQRNTTFKDLTLDLNKAEHGDVECDVCSGGKRKAVKSCLVCLVSYCEPHLQPHLDLPILKKHRMINAHTKLEDKICPLHDKLLEVYCRTDQQCICFLCAMDEHKDHETVSAAAERTEKQMQLSETQQKVLLRGLEISMELHKLREAGDSITNSARTTVDDFDRACDEHLRVCVRSVERRRSEVKELVRAQQGAVWLQAESLTERLIKVGGELTKRDREMKQLSQTEDPTHFLRSFQSLGDLPGSQNSSANSVVKCITEQKEKLENMVKEETRKMFNSLPLHNDMVTESPHLSPMIEFKSKRDISASCYCNVEVDPMTVCLCLHLCDENRTISWSDQVKPHPDHPDRFSPYQQALSREGLSGTCYWEVEWSGGVVTVAVSYRNIKRKGWGNDCCFGHNDQSWCLVCSSSSCFFWHDKMFKPVPFPCSSRVGVYLNHEAGVLSFYSVSDTGTMMLLHRAQTIFTEPLYPGFSVDQGAMLKICAAKKIN is encoded by the exons ATGGCGGACGATCAGGAACATTTTAGCTGTCCTATGTGTTTGGAGCTACTAAAAGATCCTGTGACGACTGCCTGTGGTCATACCTACTGTATGAACTGTATCAATACCTTTTGGGATCAAGACAATGCGATAAATGCTAAGTACTGCTGTCCCCTGTGTAGACAGACTTTCACTTTGAGGCCTGTTCTCAAGAAAAATACACTGCTGGCTGACATGGTGGAAAGACAGAGGAACACAACGTTCAAAGATCTGACTCTCGATTTGAATAAGGCTGAGCATGGAGATGTGGAGTGTGACGTCTGCTCTGGGGGAAAACGCAAAGCTGTTAAATCGTGTCTGGTGTGTTTGGTTTCTTACTGTGAAcctcacctccagcctcacTTGGATTTGCCTATCCTCAAGAAACATAGGATGATTAATGCCCACACGAAACTAGAAGACAAGATCTGCCCTCTCCACGACAAACTGCTGGAGGTCTACTGTCGTACTGACCAGCAGTGCATCTGTTTTCTGTGTGCTATGGATGAACATAAAGACCATGAGACAGTCTCAGCTGCAGCAGAAAGAACAGAGAAACAA ATGCAGCTAAGTGAGACCCAGCAGAAAGTCCTGCTAAGAGGATTGGAGATAAGTATGGAGCTACATAAGCTAAGAGAGGCAGGAGACTCCATCACA AACTCTGCACGGACGACAGTAGATGACTTTGACAGGGCCTGTGACGAGcacctccgtgtgtgtgttcgctCCGTGGAGAGAAGACGTTCAGAGGTGAAGGAGCTCGTCAgagcccagcagggggcagtgtggttGCAGGCTGAGAGTCTGACAGAGAGACTGATAAAGGTGGGTGGTGAGCTGACTAAGAGAGACCGGGAGATGAAACAGCTTTCTCAGACAGAGGACCCCACACACTTCCTAAGG AGTTTCCAGTCACTTGGTGATCTTCCTGGATCTCAGAACTCATCTGCAAACTCTGTGGTAAAGTGTATCACtgaacaaaaagaaaaactggaAAATATGGTCAAGGAAGAAACGAGGAAGATGTTCAACTCTCTGCCTCTTCATAATGATATGG TGACAGAAAGCCCACATCTTTCTCCAATGATAGAGTTCAAATCAAAGAGAGATATAAGCG CCTCTTGCTACTGCAATGTGGAGGTGGATCCCATGACAGTGTGCCTATGTCTCCACCTCTGTGATGAAAACAGAACGATCTCCTGGAGTGACCAGGTCAAGCCCCACCCAGACCACCCCGACAGGTTCAGCCCTTACCAGCAGGCCCTGAGCAGGGAGGGTCTGTCAGGGACCTGCTACTGGGAAGTGGAGTGGAGTGGTGGTGTTGTTACTGTGGCCGTCTCCTACAGAAACATCAAGAGGAAAGGCTGGGGGAACGACTGCTGCTTCGGGCACAACGACCAGTCCTGGTGTCTAGTGTGTTCTTCGTCATCTTGTTTCTTCTGGCATGATAAGATGTTCAAGCCCGTTCCATTCCCTTGCTCCTCCAGAGTGGGAGTGTATCTCAACCACGAGGCAGGAGTTCTGTCCTTTTACAGCGTCTCTGACACGGGTACAATGATGCTCCTGCACAGAGCACAGACTATATTCACCGAGCCCCTCTACCCTGGCTTTAGTGTTGACCAAGGAGCAATGTTAAAGATATGTGCAGCTAAGAAGATAAACTGA